A window of Streptomyces profundus genomic DNA:
GGCCAAGCGGGCGTCGTCCCGTGCGACCACCGCCAAGAAGGCCACCTCGCGCCGCAAGTGACGGTCATCGCCGCACGGCCGCCCGCGGGCCGGACTCCCTGTCAGGAGCCCGGCCCGCAGCTGTTCTCCCGAGCCGGGCCACCGGTTAGGCTCGCCCCATGCAGGCCACCGCGTACACCTTCGACCCGGCCACCCGCGCCGGCAGCGTGCTGCTCGACGACGGGACGCCGCTGGAGTTCGACGCCGCCGCCTTCGACGCCGGCGGCCTGCGCCTGGTCAGGCCGGGGCAGCGGCTGCGGATCGAGGTGGCCGGCGAGGGAGCGGCGCGCCGGGTCACGTTTCTGACCCTCCAGACGTTCTGAGCCCTCCCCAGAGGTTCCGCTCCCCCGCCCGGCCCGGGCGGGGCGCGGGATCAGCCCGACGGGCTCAATGAGGCGGACGCGTCGCGCAGTTCGTCCAGGCGCCGCGCCGTGCGCGGGCCGACGCCCAGCCGCAGCGCCACCGCCAGGTCGGCGCCGGTGTCCACGTCCCTGCGCACGCTGTCCACCCCGGTCAGCGGCAACTCGACGGCCCCTGAAGCGCGGTGACGCGCCCGGGAAGGGCCGCCGAACGCGGGGGCCAGCGCCTCCTGGCCCCGGGCGGCGAGCAGCGTGGTGCCGACGCCGGCCGCGTCCGGCAGGAAGCTCCGCCCGTGCTCCTCGGCGGCGGCCAGCACCCTCGACAACTCGGCGGACCGCAGCGCGGGCAGATCGGCGTTGAGCGCCGCCACCGGCAGCTGGGCGTCCCGCGCCCGCAGCAGCGCGGCGCCATGGGCCAGCGCCGCGTTCAACCCGGCCGCCGGCTCGTCGGCGACGACCAGCGCGCCGAGCGCGCCCAGCCGTCGCGCCGCCAGCGGATCATCCGTGACAACCGCCACATTCCGCACCGCGGGGCAGGCCAGCGCCGCGCCCACCGTGTCCTCGGCGAAGGCCAGCGCCAGCGTGCGCCTGCCGGCGTCCCCGACCGCGTCGGCCAGCCTGCTCTTGGCGCGCCACAGCGGCTTCAGCGGAACGACAAGGGCCCAGTCGGAGTGGCGCATCGGGTCATTCTCCCTCGCGTCGGGCGGGCTCGGGAGGCTGGCCCGGGAGCCGGTCGGCGCGGGCTCTCCGCACACCCGTGCGGTGGGCGAGGACGGCGCGGACTAGGGTGCCAAGAGACGGTGGTGGCGCGGCGGCGAGGCGCTGGACAGTCCCCTGACCCAGGGCCACACTTGTGCGGCTGTCCCCAGCGGACCGCGCCGGAACAGTGCAAGAGGAGATGGTGTCTGAGTGTCTCGCCGCAGAATCGGCTTCTGGTACCGGCTGGCAGCAATTCTGGTAAAACCGCTGCTGCGGATCTTCTTCAAGCAGGACTGGCGCGGAATGAGGCATATTCCAGCTGCCGGCGGATTCATCACCGTGGTGAATCACAACTCGTATCTCGACCCGCTCTCGTATGCCCACTACCAGTACAACACCGGGCGCGTGCCACGATTCCTCGCCAAGAACGTGCTGTTCCAGCGGGGGATGGTCGGCCGGTTCATGCGGGGCACCCGGCAGATCCCCGTCTACCGGGAGAGCAACGACGCCGCCGACGCGTTCCGGGCCGCGGTGGCCGCCGTCCACCAGGGCGAGTGCGTCGCGTTCTACCCGGAGGGCACCCTCACCCGCGATCCGGCGCTCTGGCCGATGGAGGGCAAGACGGGTGCGGCCCGGGTCGCCATGGCCACCCGGGCTCCCGTGATCCCGGTCGCGCAGTGGGGCGCCCACGAGGCGATGCCGCCCTACGCCAAGACGCGGCGGCTGCGGCTGCTGCCGCGCAAGACACTGATCGTGGTGGCCGGCGACCCGGTGGACCTGGAGGAGTTCTACGGTCTGGAGCCGACCGTGGAGCGGTTGCGCGAGATCACTGACAGGATCATGGAGGCCATCACCGCACTGCTCGCCGAGGTCAGGCAGGAGACACCGCCGACGGAGCGTTTTGTGTACCGCAGGACCCCGCAGCCGCGGCCGGACCAGCGGAGCACGTCCGACAAGGAGAAAGCCGA
This region includes:
- the cofC gene encoding 2-phospho-L-lactate guanylyltransferase, whose amino-acid sequence is MRHSDWALVVPLKPLWRAKSRLADAVGDAGRRTLALAFAEDTVGAALACPAVRNVAVVTDDPLAARRLGALGALVVADEPAAGLNAALAHGAALLRARDAQLPVAALNADLPALRSAELSRVLAAAEEHGRSFLPDAAGVGTTLLAARGQEALAPAFGGPSRARHRASGAVELPLTGVDSVRRDVDTGADLAVALRLGVGPRTARRLDELRDASASLSPSG
- a CDS encoding lysophospholipid acyltransferase family protein — translated: MSRRRIGFWYRLAAILVKPLLRIFFKQDWRGMRHIPAAGGFITVVNHNSYLDPLSYAHYQYNTGRVPRFLAKNVLFQRGMVGRFMRGTRQIPVYRESNDAADAFRAAVAAVHQGECVAFYPEGTLTRDPALWPMEGKTGAARVAMATRAPVIPVAQWGAHEAMPPYAKTRRLRLLPRKTLIVVAGDPVDLEEFYGLEPTVERLREITDRIMEAITALLAEVRQETPPTERFVYRRTPQPRPDQRSTSDKEKAE